In the Gasterosteus aculeatus chromosome X, fGasAcu3.hap1.1, whole genome shotgun sequence genome, one interval contains:
- the LOC120808739 gene encoding sodium channel protein type 4 subunit alpha B isoform X2 has protein sequence MASRKMTFFEMWRSKKERGELRRRTNQLRLDPSQMSQLLGDTGVRRALQNSRIEGLLPPIGMEVFRRLTPASLRWIEQPHEAEEMALEMSERSEEVTENNMPKQTSDLETGKPLPIFFGDPSHDLLNTPLEELDPFYESQKTFIVVNKDNIVHRFNAEQACYLLSPFNPLRTAAIRIHLHSLFNFFILVTILTNCVLMTMSDPPAWFKVAERVFTTIYVFEVIIKVVSRGFCFGKFTFLRDPWNWLDGMVISTGFLMEFIDFGKVSVLATVPRVLKIFAVIPGLKTSVGALVRSLKRLLNVIVLMLLCLSVLALIGLLLFVGDLKRKCVIWPSYEIDNYTDYLQDHVNYYYRSGSLDALLCGNTSDSGRCPEGYTCLKAGNNPNYGYTSFDSFGWSLLSVVRLMSKDYWENLVEMTLRAAGKRFLTFFMLVVFPGCFHVLSLAVAVVAMACCEQEEAAVGQLKQREGEFGQILEAIKRSEEDEGASRAALSPEPEKKESVEGPDRDQRACSPCKSADCLLKWNCCGCCRWIKQRLNIFISSPFFDLGVVICLVLNIIFMCMEHYPMTERFSRVLNEAHLVFTLIFAAEMFLKLIAMNLDGYFRVGWNIFDSLLVAISLLELLIVEHLPCVLMMRVFRLAKWWPSFRMLIKLIWTSVRALWDLTLVLLIMVFMFSVVGMQLFQQDYKDNVCRISVDCHLPRWHFNSFFHSVHVIIRVLFGEWIEVTWDCMEVSSWTTCLIFFLMVVVIGNLLLLNLFVTLLLSSFITEAEEKNNLQIVITRINRTLGNLLRKKTQLNPDQADNEKVPRKKYLDSAASHELVLEVQDRGHLTSESCRAPTAEAEETAEDDEETEIKRYPEDSKEQNGDTPKDCCSNDGTGRVWSNLRRACFSIVQHKCFEYILLIIILLSSVALAFEDIHLQHRQVLKTVVARAEQVFTCLFLVEMILKWIAFGLKKYFTSTWTWIDFLILQVSVVSLAADRFGFSELGVFQYFRTLRALGLLRAVSRVQGLKVVVQALVRTVQSMFDLLLVVLVFWLAFSILGVNLFGGKFHYCSNETSQEIISSLYIANKSECLLLSMEEDSPDILWKSTELNYDNVLSGYLSLLHLGLSADCMDVMYAAVDATWLESQPVFEYNSYMYLYFICFIIGSFFTHNLFIRAVIDNLHRQKSSGNQIFITKEQHKYCMFVKTHMMKPQEPFPRPQNCCQARLFDLLTKRPFQVLMGVVVFLNMATLMVVTDQETMEYEEVLPWLHLVFLIIYTIEFILKLIGLRHHYFTSGWNILDFVVLIFCIVGIFIGELFFYSPLFTVLRVVHIFRILSWVTGIRKLLNAFMMSLPALFNIGLLYVILMFISSLFGMLNFGYVKKDVRMDDMFNFETFGSSVICLLMITTSASWGGFLTPIMSTHPDCDPDMGNPGSTTRGNCGSPAVAIVFFITHICLTFLLVVCLYLTIILETFKSEDGEPLSEDDFQMFYKTWKKFDPEASQFIRYSELSDFCDALQEPLKIPKTSSIKLTLTDLPLLSEDKVHCSEVLHALTTQVLGDLGMNSMNSIKARLEEKFMTNSFKVSCEPISSSLQGKQEDVEATILQQRADEETAVQSVQGGVSASE, from the exons ATGGCGAGCAGAAAAATGACCTTTTTCGAGATGTGGAGGAgcaagaaggagagaggagagcttCGAAGAAGAACCAACCAGCTGAGACTTGATCCTTCACAGAT GAGCCAATTGCTTGGCGACACCGGAGTTCGGAGAGCGCTGCAGAATAGCAGGATAGAGGGTCTGCTTCCCCCCATTGGTATGGAGGTCTTCAGACGTTTGACTCCAGCTTCACTTCGGTGGATCGAACAACCGCATGAAGCTGAGGAGATGGCGCTGGAGATGAGCGAGAGGAGCGAAGAG GTGACAGAGAACAACATGCCTAAACAAACCAGTGACCTGGAGACTGGGAAGCCCCTCCCAATTTTCTTTGGGGACCCATCCCATGACCTTCTGAACACTCCATTGGAGGAGTTGGATCCCTTTTACGAATCACAGaag acattCATTGTGGTAAATAAAGACAACATAGTTCACAGGTTTAATGCGGAGCAGGCCTGTTACCTGCTGAGTCCGTTCAACCCGCTGAGGACCGCCGCCATCAGGATTCACCTTCACTC TTTATTCAATTTCTTCATTTTGGTAACAATCCTGACCAACTGTGTGTTAATGACAATGTCTGATCCTCCAGCATGGTTCAAGGTTGCGGA ACGCGTGTTCACAACCATCTACGTGTTTGAAGTCATCATAAAGGTTGTTTCCAGAGGCTTCTGTTTCGGGAAATTCACCTTCCTCAGAGATCCCTGGAACTGGCTGGACGGAATGGTGATAAGTACAGG ATTCCTGATGGAGTTTATAGACTTTGGCAAAGTTTCTGTGCTGGCGACAGTTCCTCGAGTCCTGAAAATCTTTGCAGTCATCccag GTCTGAAAACGTCTGTTGGAGCTCTCGTCCGATCGCTGAAGAGACTCCTTAATGTCATCGTTCTGATGCTACTCTGCCTCAGTGTCTTGGCTCTGATTGGTCTGCTGCTTTTCGTGGGGGATCTGAAGaggaaatgtgtcatttggCCCAGTTATGAGATCGACAACTACACCGACTACCTTCAGGACCATg TGAACTACTACTACCGGTCAGGTTCACTCGACGCTCTGCTGTGTGGAAACACCTCTGATTCGGG GCGGTGTCCTGAGGGCTACACATGTCTGAAGGCAGGAAACAACCCAAATTATGGCTACACCAGCTTTGACTCGTTTGGTTGGTCTCTGTTGTCTGTGGTCCGACTGATGAGCAAAGACTACTGGGAAAACCTGGTGGAAATG ACGTTACGAGCAGCAGGTAAACGCTTCCTGACCTTCTTCATGCTTGTCGTCTTCCCCGGCTGCTTCCACGTCCTCAGCCTTGCCGTGGCGGTTGTTGCCATGGCCTGCTGTGAGCAGGAGGAAGCTGCCGTAGGCCAGCTcaaacagagagaaggagagtttGGTCAGATCCTGGAAGCCATAAAGAGGAGCGAGGAAGACGAG GGAGCCAGCAGGGCGGCGCTCTCACCAGAGCCTGAGAAGAAGGAGAGCGTGGAag gccCGGATCGGGACCAGAGGGCGTGTTCTCCATGCAAGTCTGCTGACTGCCTCCTGAAGTGGAACTGTTGCGGTTGTTGCCGGTGGATCAAACAGCGGCTGAATATCTTTATCTCAAGCCCTTTCTTTGATCTCGGGGTCGTCATCTGCCTCGTCCTCAACATCATCTTCATGTGCATGGAGCATTATCCAATGACAGAGCGCTTCTCCAGGGTGCTGAATGAAGCACATCTG GTCTTCACATTGATTTTTGCAGCTGAGATGTTCCTCAAACTCATAGCCATGAACCTGGATGGATACTTTCGG GTGGGCTGGAACATCTTTGACAGCCTCCTCGTCGCTAtcagcctgctggagctgttgatTGTGGAACATCTTCCATGTGTTCTTATG ATGCGAGTGTTCCGGCTGGCCAAGTGGTGGCCGTCCTTCCGCATGTTGATAAAGCTCATCTGGACCTCGGTGAGGGCTCTTTGGGACCTGACTCTGGTTCTGCTCATCATGGTCTTCATGTTCAGCGTGGTGGGCATGCAACTGTTCCAGCAGGATTACAAAGACAACGTCTGTCGCATCTCAGTCGACTGCCACCTTCCACGTTGGCATTTCAATAGCTTCTTCCACTCCGTACACGTCATCATCAGGGTCCTGTTTGGAGAGTGGATCGAGGTCACGTGGGACTGCATGGAGGTCTCAAGTTGGACCACGTGTCTGATCTTCTTCCTGATGGTCGTCGTCATAGGGAACTTGTTG CTCCTGAACCTTTTCGTGACATTGCTGCTGAGTTCGTTCATcacagaagcagaagaaaaaaacaacctgcagaTCGTAATAACGCGGATCAACAGGACTTTGGGGAATTTGCTACGAAAGAAGACACAGCTCAACCCAGACCAAGCAG ACAATGAGAAAGTCCCCAGGAAGAAGTATCTGGACTCTGCGGCCTCACATGAGCTGGTGTTAGAGGTCCAGGACCGTGGACACCTGACGAGCGAATCCTGCAGGGCCCCCACTGCCGAGGCCGAAGAAACTGCTGAGGATGACGAAGAAACAGAGATAAAA AGATATCCTGAAGACAGCAAGGAGCAGAATGGAGACACACCGAAGGACTGCTGCAGCAACG ATGGCACAGGGAGGGTCTGGTCTAATCTCAGGAGAGCCTGTTTCTCCATTGTGCAGCACAAATGCTTTGAGTacatcctcctcatcatcattctGCTGAGCAGTGTAGCTCTG GCCTTTGAGGACATCCACCTGCAGCACCGTCAGGTGTTGAAGACGGTTGTGGCGAGAGCAGAACAGGTGTTCACTTGTCTCTTTCTCGTGGAGATGATTCTCAAGTGGATAGCCTTCGGACTGAAGAAATACTTCACCAGCACCTGGACCTGGATTGACTTTCTCATTTTACAA GTGTCTGTGGTGTCTCTGGCAGCTGACAGATTTGGATTCTCTGAACTGGGAGTCTTCCAGTATTTTAGGACTTTGAGAGCTCTGGGTCTTCTGAGGGCCGTTTCTCGTGTCCAGGGCCTGAAG GTGGTGGTGCAGGCTCTGGTCCGGACCGTCCAGTCCATGTTtgacctgctgctggtggttCTGGTCTTCTGGTTGGCCTTCAGCATCCTGGGAGTGAATCTGTTTGGGGGAAAGTTTCATTACTGTTCCAACGAGACGTCACAGGAAATAATTTCATCTCTGTATATAGCCAACAAGTCTGAGTGCCTCTTACTGAGCATGGAAGAAGATTCCCCTGACATCCTCTGGAAGAGCACCGAGCTAAACTACGACAACGTGTTGAGCGGTTACCTGTCGCTGCTGCACCTG GGCCTATCAGCAGACTGCATGGACGTCATGTACGCAGCTGTGGACGCCACATGG ctggAGTCCCAGCCAGTCTTTGAGTACAACTCGTACATGTACTTGTACTTCATCTGTTTCATCATCGGCTCCTTCTTCACTCACAACTTATTCATCAGAGCCGTCATTGACAACCTGCATAGACAAAAG TCTTCAGGGAATCAGATCTTTATAACCAAGGAGCAGCACAAATATTGCATGTTTGTAAAGACGCATATGATGAAGCCTCAGGAACCTTTTCCCCGCCCTCAG AATTGCTGCCAGGCTCGGCTCTTTGACCTGCTGACTAAGCGGCCTTTTCAAGTCCTGATGGGGGTGGTGGTCTTCCTGAACATGGCGACCCTGATGGTAGTGACGGACCAGGAAACCATGGAGTATGAAGAAGTTCTGCCCTGGCTCCACCTAGTCTTTCTCATCATCTACACCATTGAGTTCATTCTGAAGCTCATTGGGCTCAGGCATCACTACTTCACCAGCGGCTGGAACATCCTCGACTTTGTGGTGCTCATCTTCTGCATCGTAG GCATCTTTATTGGtgaactctttttttattctcctcTCTTCACTGTGCTGCGAGTGGTTCATATCTTTCGCATCCTCTCCTGGGTCACGGGCATCCGAAAGCTGCTTAATGCCTttatgatgtcacttcctgccctcTTCAACATTGGGCTCCTCTACGTCATCCTCatgttcatctcctccctcttcgGCATGTTGAACTTCGGCTATGTGAAGAAGGATGTCAGGATGGACGACATGTTTAATTTTGAGACGTTTGGGAGTAGCGTGATCTGCTTGTTGATGATCACTACCTCAGCTTCATGGGGGGGGTTCCTGACTCCCATCATGAGCACGCATCCAGACTGTGATCCCGATATGGGGAACCCAGGATCCACCACCAGGGGGAACTGTGGCAGCCCGGCAGTCGCCATTGTCTTCTTCATCACCCATATCTGCCTGACGTTCTTGCTGGTGGTCTGCCTGTACCTCACCATCATCCTGGAGACCTTCAAGTCCGAGGACGGCGAGCCTCTGAGTGAAGATGACTTTCAGATGTTTTATAAAACCTGGAAGAAGTTTGACCCAGAAGCCTCGCAGTTCATACGGTACAG TGAGCTGTCTGATTTCTGCGACGCGCTGCAGGAGCCTCTGAAGATCCCAAAAACCAGCTCCATCAAACTGACCCTCACGGATCTGCCTCTACTTTCTGAAGACAAAGTCCACTGCTCGGAGGTGCTTCACGCGCTCACCACGCAG GTGCTGGGGGACTTAGGAATGAACTCTATGAACTCTATCAAAGCTAGATTGGAGGAAAAGTTCATGACCAACTCGTTCAAG
- the LOC120808739 gene encoding sodium channel protein type 4 subunit alpha B isoform X1, whose protein sequence is MASRKMTFFEMWRSKKERGELRRRTNQLRLDPSQMSQLLGDTGVRRALQNSRIEGLLPPIGMEVFRRLTPASLRWIEQPHEAEEMALEMSERSEEVTENNMPKQTSDLETGKPLPIFFGDPSHDLLNTPLEELDPFYESQKTFIVVNKDNIVHRFNAEQACYLLSPFNPLRTAAIRIHLHSLFNFFILVTILTNCVLMTMSDPPAWFKVAERVFTTIYVFEVIIKVVSRGFCFGKFTFLRDPWNWLDGMVISTGFLMEFIDFGKVSVLATVPRVLKIFAVIPGLKTSVGALVRSLKRLLNVIVLMLLCLSVLALIGLLLFVGDLKRKCVIWPSYEIDNYTDYLQDHVNYYYRSGSLDALLCGNTSDSGRCPEGYTCLKAGNNPNYGYTSFDSFGWSLLSVVRLMSKDYWENLVEMTLRAAGKRFLTFFMLVVFPGCFHVLSLAVAVVAMACCEQEEAAVGQLKQREGEFGQILEAIKRSEEDEGASRAALSPEPEKKESVEGPDRDQRACSPCKSADCLLKWNCCGCCRWIKQRLNIFISSPFFDLGVVICLVLNIIFMCMEHYPMTERFSRVLNEAHLVFTLIFAAEMFLKLIAMNLDGYFRVGWNIFDSLLVAISLLELLIVEHLPCVLMMRVFRLAKWWPSFRMLIKLIWTSVRALWDLTLVLLIMVFMFSVVGMQLFQQDYKDNVCRISVDCHLPRWHFNSFFHSVHVIIRVLFGEWIEVTWDCMEVSSWTTCLIFFLMVVVIGNLLLLNLFVTLLLSSFITEAEEKNNLQIVITRINRTLGNLLRKKTQLNPDQAADNEKVPRKKYLDSAASHELVLEVQDRGHLTSESCRAPTAEAEETAEDDEETEIKRYPEDSKEQNGDTPKDCCSNDGTGRVWSNLRRACFSIVQHKCFEYILLIIILLSSVALAFEDIHLQHRQVLKTVVARAEQVFTCLFLVEMILKWIAFGLKKYFTSTWTWIDFLILQVSVVSLAADRFGFSELGVFQYFRTLRALGLLRAVSRVQGLKVVVQALVRTVQSMFDLLLVVLVFWLAFSILGVNLFGGKFHYCSNETSQEIISSLYIANKSECLLLSMEEDSPDILWKSTELNYDNVLSGYLSLLHLGLSADCMDVMYAAVDATWLESQPVFEYNSYMYLYFICFIIGSFFTHNLFIRAVIDNLHRQKSSGNQIFITKEQHKYCMFVKTHMMKPQEPFPRPQNCCQARLFDLLTKRPFQVLMGVVVFLNMATLMVVTDQETMEYEEVLPWLHLVFLIIYTIEFILKLIGLRHHYFTSGWNILDFVVLIFCIVGIFIGELFFYSPLFTVLRVVHIFRILSWVTGIRKLLNAFMMSLPALFNIGLLYVILMFISSLFGMLNFGYVKKDVRMDDMFNFETFGSSVICLLMITTSASWGGFLTPIMSTHPDCDPDMGNPGSTTRGNCGSPAVAIVFFITHICLTFLLVVCLYLTIILETFKSEDGEPLSEDDFQMFYKTWKKFDPEASQFIRYSELSDFCDALQEPLKIPKTSSIKLTLTDLPLLSEDKVHCSEVLHALTTQVLGDLGMNSMNSIKARLEEKFMTNSFKVSCEPISSSLQGKQEDVEATILQQRADEETAVQSVQGGVSASE, encoded by the exons ATGGCGAGCAGAAAAATGACCTTTTTCGAGATGTGGAGGAgcaagaaggagagaggagagcttCGAAGAAGAACCAACCAGCTGAGACTTGATCCTTCACAGAT GAGCCAATTGCTTGGCGACACCGGAGTTCGGAGAGCGCTGCAGAATAGCAGGATAGAGGGTCTGCTTCCCCCCATTGGTATGGAGGTCTTCAGACGTTTGACTCCAGCTTCACTTCGGTGGATCGAACAACCGCATGAAGCTGAGGAGATGGCGCTGGAGATGAGCGAGAGGAGCGAAGAG GTGACAGAGAACAACATGCCTAAACAAACCAGTGACCTGGAGACTGGGAAGCCCCTCCCAATTTTCTTTGGGGACCCATCCCATGACCTTCTGAACACTCCATTGGAGGAGTTGGATCCCTTTTACGAATCACAGaag acattCATTGTGGTAAATAAAGACAACATAGTTCACAGGTTTAATGCGGAGCAGGCCTGTTACCTGCTGAGTCCGTTCAACCCGCTGAGGACCGCCGCCATCAGGATTCACCTTCACTC TTTATTCAATTTCTTCATTTTGGTAACAATCCTGACCAACTGTGTGTTAATGACAATGTCTGATCCTCCAGCATGGTTCAAGGTTGCGGA ACGCGTGTTCACAACCATCTACGTGTTTGAAGTCATCATAAAGGTTGTTTCCAGAGGCTTCTGTTTCGGGAAATTCACCTTCCTCAGAGATCCCTGGAACTGGCTGGACGGAATGGTGATAAGTACAGG ATTCCTGATGGAGTTTATAGACTTTGGCAAAGTTTCTGTGCTGGCGACAGTTCCTCGAGTCCTGAAAATCTTTGCAGTCATCccag GTCTGAAAACGTCTGTTGGAGCTCTCGTCCGATCGCTGAAGAGACTCCTTAATGTCATCGTTCTGATGCTACTCTGCCTCAGTGTCTTGGCTCTGATTGGTCTGCTGCTTTTCGTGGGGGATCTGAAGaggaaatgtgtcatttggCCCAGTTATGAGATCGACAACTACACCGACTACCTTCAGGACCATg TGAACTACTACTACCGGTCAGGTTCACTCGACGCTCTGCTGTGTGGAAACACCTCTGATTCGGG GCGGTGTCCTGAGGGCTACACATGTCTGAAGGCAGGAAACAACCCAAATTATGGCTACACCAGCTTTGACTCGTTTGGTTGGTCTCTGTTGTCTGTGGTCCGACTGATGAGCAAAGACTACTGGGAAAACCTGGTGGAAATG ACGTTACGAGCAGCAGGTAAACGCTTCCTGACCTTCTTCATGCTTGTCGTCTTCCCCGGCTGCTTCCACGTCCTCAGCCTTGCCGTGGCGGTTGTTGCCATGGCCTGCTGTGAGCAGGAGGAAGCTGCCGTAGGCCAGCTcaaacagagagaaggagagtttGGTCAGATCCTGGAAGCCATAAAGAGGAGCGAGGAAGACGAG GGAGCCAGCAGGGCGGCGCTCTCACCAGAGCCTGAGAAGAAGGAGAGCGTGGAag gccCGGATCGGGACCAGAGGGCGTGTTCTCCATGCAAGTCTGCTGACTGCCTCCTGAAGTGGAACTGTTGCGGTTGTTGCCGGTGGATCAAACAGCGGCTGAATATCTTTATCTCAAGCCCTTTCTTTGATCTCGGGGTCGTCATCTGCCTCGTCCTCAACATCATCTTCATGTGCATGGAGCATTATCCAATGACAGAGCGCTTCTCCAGGGTGCTGAATGAAGCACATCTG GTCTTCACATTGATTTTTGCAGCTGAGATGTTCCTCAAACTCATAGCCATGAACCTGGATGGATACTTTCGG GTGGGCTGGAACATCTTTGACAGCCTCCTCGTCGCTAtcagcctgctggagctgttgatTGTGGAACATCTTCCATGTGTTCTTATG ATGCGAGTGTTCCGGCTGGCCAAGTGGTGGCCGTCCTTCCGCATGTTGATAAAGCTCATCTGGACCTCGGTGAGGGCTCTTTGGGACCTGACTCTGGTTCTGCTCATCATGGTCTTCATGTTCAGCGTGGTGGGCATGCAACTGTTCCAGCAGGATTACAAAGACAACGTCTGTCGCATCTCAGTCGACTGCCACCTTCCACGTTGGCATTTCAATAGCTTCTTCCACTCCGTACACGTCATCATCAGGGTCCTGTTTGGAGAGTGGATCGAGGTCACGTGGGACTGCATGGAGGTCTCAAGTTGGACCACGTGTCTGATCTTCTTCCTGATGGTCGTCGTCATAGGGAACTTGTTG CTCCTGAACCTTTTCGTGACATTGCTGCTGAGTTCGTTCATcacagaagcagaagaaaaaaacaacctgcagaTCGTAATAACGCGGATCAACAGGACTTTGGGGAATTTGCTACGAAAGAAGACACAGCTCAACCCAGACCAAGCAG CAGACAATGAGAAAGTCCCCAGGAAGAAGTATCTGGACTCTGCGGCCTCACATGAGCTGGTGTTAGAGGTCCAGGACCGTGGACACCTGACGAGCGAATCCTGCAGGGCCCCCACTGCCGAGGCCGAAGAAACTGCTGAGGATGACGAAGAAACAGAGATAAAA AGATATCCTGAAGACAGCAAGGAGCAGAATGGAGACACACCGAAGGACTGCTGCAGCAACG ATGGCACAGGGAGGGTCTGGTCTAATCTCAGGAGAGCCTGTTTCTCCATTGTGCAGCACAAATGCTTTGAGTacatcctcctcatcatcattctGCTGAGCAGTGTAGCTCTG GCCTTTGAGGACATCCACCTGCAGCACCGTCAGGTGTTGAAGACGGTTGTGGCGAGAGCAGAACAGGTGTTCACTTGTCTCTTTCTCGTGGAGATGATTCTCAAGTGGATAGCCTTCGGACTGAAGAAATACTTCACCAGCACCTGGACCTGGATTGACTTTCTCATTTTACAA GTGTCTGTGGTGTCTCTGGCAGCTGACAGATTTGGATTCTCTGAACTGGGAGTCTTCCAGTATTTTAGGACTTTGAGAGCTCTGGGTCTTCTGAGGGCCGTTTCTCGTGTCCAGGGCCTGAAG GTGGTGGTGCAGGCTCTGGTCCGGACCGTCCAGTCCATGTTtgacctgctgctggtggttCTGGTCTTCTGGTTGGCCTTCAGCATCCTGGGAGTGAATCTGTTTGGGGGAAAGTTTCATTACTGTTCCAACGAGACGTCACAGGAAATAATTTCATCTCTGTATATAGCCAACAAGTCTGAGTGCCTCTTACTGAGCATGGAAGAAGATTCCCCTGACATCCTCTGGAAGAGCACCGAGCTAAACTACGACAACGTGTTGAGCGGTTACCTGTCGCTGCTGCACCTG GGCCTATCAGCAGACTGCATGGACGTCATGTACGCAGCTGTGGACGCCACATGG ctggAGTCCCAGCCAGTCTTTGAGTACAACTCGTACATGTACTTGTACTTCATCTGTTTCATCATCGGCTCCTTCTTCACTCACAACTTATTCATCAGAGCCGTCATTGACAACCTGCATAGACAAAAG TCTTCAGGGAATCAGATCTTTATAACCAAGGAGCAGCACAAATATTGCATGTTTGTAAAGACGCATATGATGAAGCCTCAGGAACCTTTTCCCCGCCCTCAG AATTGCTGCCAGGCTCGGCTCTTTGACCTGCTGACTAAGCGGCCTTTTCAAGTCCTGATGGGGGTGGTGGTCTTCCTGAACATGGCGACCCTGATGGTAGTGACGGACCAGGAAACCATGGAGTATGAAGAAGTTCTGCCCTGGCTCCACCTAGTCTTTCTCATCATCTACACCATTGAGTTCATTCTGAAGCTCATTGGGCTCAGGCATCACTACTTCACCAGCGGCTGGAACATCCTCGACTTTGTGGTGCTCATCTTCTGCATCGTAG GCATCTTTATTGGtgaactctttttttattctcctcTCTTCACTGTGCTGCGAGTGGTTCATATCTTTCGCATCCTCTCCTGGGTCACGGGCATCCGAAAGCTGCTTAATGCCTttatgatgtcacttcctgccctcTTCAACATTGGGCTCCTCTACGTCATCCTCatgttcatctcctccctcttcgGCATGTTGAACTTCGGCTATGTGAAGAAGGATGTCAGGATGGACGACATGTTTAATTTTGAGACGTTTGGGAGTAGCGTGATCTGCTTGTTGATGATCACTACCTCAGCTTCATGGGGGGGGTTCCTGACTCCCATCATGAGCACGCATCCAGACTGTGATCCCGATATGGGGAACCCAGGATCCACCACCAGGGGGAACTGTGGCAGCCCGGCAGTCGCCATTGTCTTCTTCATCACCCATATCTGCCTGACGTTCTTGCTGGTGGTCTGCCTGTACCTCACCATCATCCTGGAGACCTTCAAGTCCGAGGACGGCGAGCCTCTGAGTGAAGATGACTTTCAGATGTTTTATAAAACCTGGAAGAAGTTTGACCCAGAAGCCTCGCAGTTCATACGGTACAG TGAGCTGTCTGATTTCTGCGACGCGCTGCAGGAGCCTCTGAAGATCCCAAAAACCAGCTCCATCAAACTGACCCTCACGGATCTGCCTCTACTTTCTGAAGACAAAGTCCACTGCTCGGAGGTGCTTCACGCGCTCACCACGCAG GTGCTGGGGGACTTAGGAATGAACTCTATGAACTCTATCAAAGCTAGATTGGAGGAAAAGTTCATGACCAACTCGTTCAAG